The Arachis ipaensis cultivar K30076 chromosome B07, Araip1.1, whole genome shotgun sequence genome includes a window with the following:
- the LOC107608786 gene encoding LOW QUALITY PROTEIN: fimbrin-1 (The sequence of the model RefSeq protein was modified relative to this genomic sequence to represent the inferred CDS: substituted 2 bases at 2 genomic stop codons), with the protein MSKFEGVIVSDQWLQSQFTQVELRTLKSKFVSLKNQNGKVTFRDLPSLVVKLKAFADMYSEDEIKAILCESDTDLTNDVDFESFLRVYLNLQSQATAKQGGRRHSSSFLKESITTLLHTISESEKGCYVAHINSYLGDDPFLEQYLPLDPATNDLFDLAKDGVLLCKLINVAVPGTIDERAINTKRKLSLWERNENHTLCLNSAKAIGCTVVNIGTQDLVEGRPHLVLGLISQIIKIQLLADLNLKKTPQLVELVDDSQVVIYEIFSYYLIFNFILIXIKLXQGGYHKTVKNFSSDVKDGEAYAYLLNVLAPEHGSRSTLDTKDTNERANMVLEHAEKIGCKRYLSPKDIEEGSSNLNLAFVAQLFHHRSGLSTDIKKMSYAKMMTMDDVQTSREERCFRLWINSLGIATHINSLFEDVRNGWVLLEVLDKIFPGTVNWKHATKPPIKMPFRKVENCNQVIKIAKQLRFSLVNVAGNDIVQGNKKLILALLWQLMRFTMLQLLKNLRSHSQGKEITDADILKWTNRKVKSTGRTSQIDSFKDKSLSSGIFFLELLSAVEPRVVNWNLVTKGESDDEKKLNATYIISVARKLGCSIFLLPEDIMEVNQKMILTLAASIMYWSLQQQGEDALDSFPSPAGTATTTTPEASPAPSVCGEDESSSLGGELSNLSVDDATSDTTVSSQLESDEL; encoded by the exons ATGTCAAAATTTGAGGGTGTTATTGTCTCCGATCAATGGCTTCAGAGTCAGTTTACACAGGTCGAACTTCGCACCCTGAAATCAAAG TTTGTCTCCTTGAAGAATCAGAATGGTAAAGTTACATTTAGAGATTTACCATCTTTAGTGGTGAAGCTAAAGGCATTCGCAGATATGTATAGTGAAGACGAGATTAAGGCGATCTTGTGTGAATCCGACACTGACTTGACTAATGATGTTGATTTCGAATCCTTCTTAAGG GTATATTTGAATTTGCAAAGTCAAGCTACGGCGAAACAAGGTGGCAGGAGGCATTCATCGTCATTCCTTAAGGAAAGTATAACTACCCTTCTTCACACAATTAGTGAATCGGAAAAAGGCTGTTATGTTGCTCACATAAACAGCTACCTTGGTGATGATCCATTTTTGGAGCAATATCTTCCATTGGACCCGGCTACTAATGATCTATTCGATCTTGCAAAAGACGGCGTTCTTCTATG TAAGCTTATAAATGTTGCTGTGCCTGGGACTATAGATGAGCGAGCCATCAACACGAAACGAAAATTAAGTCTTTGGGAGAGAAATGAGAACCATACTCTATGCCTCAATTCTGCAAAGGCTATTGGCTGCACAGTGGTCAACATTGGCACCCAGGATTTAGTGGAAGGACGA CCTCATCTTGTTCTTGGGTTGATTTCCCAAATCATAAAG ATCCAGCTTTTGGCTGATCTGAACCTCAAGAAGACACCTCAGCTTGTAGAATTGGTTGATGATAGCCAGGTAGTCATATATGAAATCTtctcttattatttgattttcaatttcattctaatttgaataaaattgtaGCAAGGAGGTTACCATAAAACTGTGAAGAATTTTTCTTCGGATGTTAAG GATGGAGAAGCTTATGCTTATCTTCTTAATGTTCTTGCACCTGAACATGGCAGTAGATCCACCTTGGATACCAAGGATACCAATGAAAGGGCAAATATGGTCCTCGAACATGCAGAGAAAATTGGCTGCAAACGATACTTGTCCCCGAAGGACATTGAAGAGGGATCCTCAAATCTGAATCTTGCATTTGTTGCGCAACTGTTTCATCATAG GAGTGGCCTATCTACAGACATTAAAAAGATGTCATATGCTAAGATGATGACAATGGATGATGTACAAACATCTAGAGAAGAGAGATGCTTCCGGCTATGGATAAATAGTCTTGGCATAGCTACTCACATAAATAGTCTATTTGAAGATGTCCGAAATGG ATGGGTACTTTTGGAAGTTCTAGACAAGATATTTCCAGGAACAGTAAACTGGAAACATGCAACAAAACCTCCAATTAAGATGCCATTCAGAAAAGTAGAAAACTGCAATCAGGTCATTAAAATTGCTAAACAACTGCGATTCTCGCTTGTCAATGTAGCCGGAAATGACATCGTGCAAGGAAATAAGAAGCTCATTCTTG ctTTATTGTGGCAGTTGATGAGATTCACAATGCTTCAACTGTTAAAAAATTTGAGATCTCACTCACAAGGCAAGGAGATCACTGATGCCGATATTCTTAAATGGACAAACAGAAAAGTGAAGAGCACTGGCAGAACTTCCCAGATTGATAGCTTCAAG GACAAGAGTTTGTCAAGTGGAATATTTTTCCTTGAGCTTCTCAGTGCTGTAGAGCCTAGGGTTGTTAACTGGAACCTGGTCACCAAGGGTGAAAGCG ATGACGAGAAGAAACTGAACGCCACCTATATAATCAGTGTAGCGAGAAAACTTGGTTGTTCAATCTTTTTGTTACCGGAGGATATTATGGAG GTTAATCAGAAGATGATTCTCACTCTCGCAGCCAGTATAATGTATTGGAGCTTGCAACAACAAGGTGAAGATGCACTGGATTCATTTCCTTCGCCTGCTGGTACTGCTACGACCACCACGCCGGAAGCTTCCCCAGCTCCATCGGTTTGCGGCGAAGACGAGAGTTCTTCCCTTGGTGGTGAACTCTCCAACTTGAGTGTTGATGATGCCACATCTGACACAACAGTGTCCTCACAACTTGAGTCTGATGAGCTATGA
- the LOC107607983 gene encoding protein ENHANCED DOWNY MILDEW 2: protein MKKGKVVRSDDEAEGEAQLNSVSNYHLEDEDSEPVSFAALPIQWGNKTVKNSGRTEERVFLHGSTDEGLKAVMVQVTAWRFNLSRAKPVISLLSSKEKNWIELKKPRNSYLDTIRTILITVHFLHLVKRNPKTSANSVWGNMFKNREFSLSKSKPSEKDLLDHMHLIDEAAKRDAVLAKSQLLLSVLKAKVGNKNLSNKEVKDLVQPEESEEEDDSSHEVCVICDDGGNLTCCEGPCMRSFHARKMDGKGSKCASLGFSQKERIPSFYCKNCLYNQHQCFACGKLGSSDKVNGAEVFKCASATCEYFYHPHCVAKLLSQINNHDAEELERNISGANSFTCPVHYCCVCKEVENVMKPELQLAVCRRCPKSYHRKCLPREIAFEDDDDDDVIIRAWEGLLPNKRILIYCLNHDIDEILGTPLRDHIIFPYEEDTVQEINDNNGKMKPATKEGVRPTKKNGDVDNGKSSCSTENVNRSKVTGKLSPGEVGSKNSPEKMSSGSNIANKPEANRKSGCLTKDTTGSKATPKRSAGKGGVKNNTGKKTSPSKITKQPKANGKPSGEVFAKNSSEKAISGSTIAKQPKANGKSGSGLTENSATIPKKSEMSEDSQPIRALLVKDSKQTNPVSKGKPPLLSLLKHKAIAKELREQQSGQHRVAEMESRNAECLPADRNTDDNCGDNIMPSQEPPKSPDGEKDQASVNGHRKRSSHHFKDDQDNQEGPECKKSKSEKTSSTKRKHSEENDGSGVSVVSSAKRQTVEEQHREEEDQCQIESNTRQSVGNMAYNYARPVSAFESSYKATPADVDEENRMSVLYGFAAGPNVEYASTHSAGWIDDDDDDDDEDDDE from the exons ATGAAAAAGGGTAAGGTGGTCCGTTCGGATGACGAGGCTGAGGGTGAGGCCCAGCTTAACTCTGTGTCTAATTACCATCTTGAAGATGAGGATTCTGAGCCAGTTTCTTTTGCTGCATTACCAATTCAATGGGGTAATAAAACTGTCAAGAATTCTGGTCGAACCGAAGAGAGGGTGTTCCTACATGGCTCCACGGATGAGGGGCTGAAGGCAGTTATGGTGCAGGTCACAGCATGGAGATTTAATCTTTCTAGAGCAAAACCTGTGATATCATTGCTATCATCAAAAGAGAAAAATTGGATTGAGCTGAAGAAGCCAAGGAATAGCTATCTTGATACTATAAGGACCATTCTGATCACCGTTCACTTCCTGCATCTAGTAAAGAGAAATCCCAAGACATCAGCCAATTCTGTCTGGGGTAACATGTTTAAGAATAGGGAATTTAG CTTATCTAAGTCTAAGCCTTCAGAAAAAGATTTGCTGGACCATATGCATCTGATTGATGAAGCTGCCAAAAGAGATGCTGTCTTAGCTAAGTCCCAG CTTTTGCTCTCCGTTTTGAAGGCGAAAGTGGGGAATAAAAATCTTTCTAACAAG gAAGTTAAAGATTTGGTACAGCCTGAAGAGTCTGAAGAAGAGGATGATTCGTCTCATGAAGTTTGTGTGATTTGTGATGATGGTGGTAATCTTACATG TTGCGAAGGACCATGCATGAGATCATTTCATGCGAGAAAGATGGATGGTAAAGGATCTAAGTGTGCTTCTCTTGGTTTCTCTCAGAAGGAG CGGATCCCGAGCTTTTATTGTAAGAATTGTTTATATAATCAGCATCAGTGCTTTGCATGTGGCAAGCTGGGATCTTCTGATAAAGTTAACGGTGCTGAG GTCTTTAAATGTGCTTCTGCAACCTGTGAATACTTCTATCATCCACATTGTGTTGCCAAGTTACTTTCCCAGATAAATAACCATGATGCAGAGGAGCTTGAGAGAAACATTTCTGGCGCAAATTCTTTCACCTGTCCTGTTCATTATTGCTGTGTCTGTAAAGAAGTTGAAAATGTAATGAAACCTGAGCTGCAATTGGCTGTTTGTAGACGTTGTCCGAAATCATATCACCGCAAATGTTTGCCAAG AGAGATTGCTTTTGaggacgatgatgatgatgatgttatcATAAGGGCTTGGGAAGGTCTTTTGCCAAACAAACGCATTCTTATTTATTGCCT GAATCATGATATTGATGAAATATTAGGGACCCCTCTAAGAGATCATATAATATTCCCCTATGAAGAAGATACTGTCCAAGAAATTAATGACAATAATGGGAAGATGAAGCCTGCAACCAAAGAGGGAGTTAGGCCAACTAAGAAAAATGGTGATGTAGATAATGGAAAATCCAGTTGTTCGACTGAAAATGTCAACAGATCTAAAGTGACTGGAAAGCTGTCTCCTGGAGAAGTTGGTAGCAAGAACAGTCCTGAAAAGATGAGTTCTGGTTCAAATATTGCAAATAAACCAGAAGCTAATAGAAAATCTGGTTGTTTGACCAAGGATACTACTGGATCTAAAGCGACTCCAAAGCGCTCTGCTGGGAAAGGTGGTGTCAAGAACAATACTGGAAAGAAGACTTCCCCTTCAAAGATTACAAAGCAACCAAAAGCTAATGGAAAGCCATCTGGGGAAGTTTTTGCAAAGAACAGTTCTGAAAAGGCAATCTCTGGTTCGACTATTGCGAAGCAACCAAAAGCTAACGGAAAATCCGGTTCTGGTTTGACTGAAAATAGCGCAACGATTCCAAAGAAATCTGAAATGTCCGAGGATAGCCAGCCCATACGAGCTCTTTTGGTGAAGGATTCCAAGCAAACTAATCCAGTTAGTAAGGGAAAGCCACCCCTATTGTCCCTTTTGAAACACAAGGCTATAGCCAAGGAGCTACGTGAGCAGCAATCTGGCCAACATCGAGTTGCAGAGATGGAAAGCCGCAATGCTGAATGTTTGCCTGCTGATAGGAATACGGATGATAATTGTGGGGACAACATCATGCCAAGCCAAGAACCCCCAAAGTCACCTGATGGTGAAAAAGACCAAGCATCCGTGAATGGACACAGGAAAAGAAGCTCACATCATTTTAAGGATGACCAAGATAACCAAGAGGGACCTGAATGTAAGAAGAGCAAGTCCGAGAAGACATCGTCAACCAAAAGGAAACACAGCGAGGAAAATGATGGAAGTGGCGTCAGTGTGGTCTCATCAGCCAAAAGGCAGACTGTAGAGGAACAACATAGGGAGGAGGAGGATCAGTGCCAGATAGAGTCAAATACAAGGCAAAGTGTTGGCAACATGGCTTATAATTATGCCAGACCAGTTTCAGCATTTGAGTCATCTTATAAAGCGACTCCTGCAGATGTTGATGAGGAAAATAGGATGTCCGTGCTTTATGGTTTTGCAGCTGGTCCTAACGTTGAATATGCCAGCACGCATTCAGCAGGTtggattgatgatgatgatgatgatgatgatgaggatgatgatgagtag
- the LOC107607986 gene encoding probable long-chain-alcohol O-fatty-acyltransferase 5, translated as MQGIGRRNQELNEGITAFLITWLTSFKLILFTFDLGPLSSNPPKSLPFFLSFACLPLRGITQNQNQPYPSNQTHQNHSKDNVRKEKLHFIIFPIKALLFGVLLMGLNDHKQKLNHTVIVGLYCILVYLLVDIVVGLCNIVANAALGIELELPSNEPYLSTSLQEFWGRRWNLIVTNLLRHTIYIPVRTALSRTVLGPQWASVPGVMASFVVSGIMHELLFYYVTRAAPTWEVTCFFVLHGGCVVVEFCVMKWLGVGHKGMLHWAISGPVTVVFVVATAVWLFFPPLLRDGADERALEEFRNLVDCIKETF; from the exons ATGCAAGGAATTGGAAGGAGAAATCAAGAGCTTAATGAAG GTATCACTGCCTTCTTGATTACATGGCTCACAAGCTTCAAGCTCATCCTTTTCACCTTTGACTTGGGCCCACTCTCTTCAAACCCACCAAAGTCTCTTCCTTTCTTCCTCTCCTTTGCTTGCCTACCCCTTAGAGGGATCACCcaaaaccaaaatcaaccatACCCATCTAACCAAACTCACCAAAATCACTCAAAAGACAATGTAAGAAAGGAAAAGCTTCATTTCATTATTTTCCCTATCAAGGCCTTGCTTTTTGGGGTGTTATTGATGGGCCTTAATGACCACAAACAAAAGCTTAACCACACAGTTATTGTTGGCCTATATTGTATCCTTGTTTATCTATTAGTAGATATTGTTGTGGGACTTTGCAACATTGTGGCCAATGCTGCACTTGGGATTGAGCTAGAACTACCCTCTAATGAGCCTTACTTGTCCACTTCATTGCAAGAATTCTGGGGAAGGAGGTGGAACCTCATTGTAACAAATCTTCTTAGACACACTATATACATTCCTGTGAGAACTGCACTGTCCAGGACGGTATTGGGCCCCCAATGGGCCTCAGTTCCCGGAGTCATGGCGTCTTTCGTGGTGTCCGGGATAATGCACGAGCTGTTGTTCTATTACGTCACACGTGCTGCTCCCACGTGGGAGGTCACGTGCTTCTTTGTCTTGCATGGGGGGTGTGTAGTTGTGGAGTTTTGTGTGATGAAGTGGTTGGGAGTGGGACACAAAGGGATGCTACATTGGGCTATTTCAGGGCCTGTTACGGTGGTGTTTGTGGTGGCCACCGCCGTATGGCTCTTCTTTCCGCCGCTGTTGCGTGATGGGGCTGATGAGAGAGCCCTGGAGGAGTTCAGGAATTTAGTTGATTGTATAAAGGAAACATTTTAA
- the LOC107607990 gene encoding V-type proton ATPase subunit e1, with product MGFLVTTLIFLVVGIIACLCTRICCNRGPSTNLFHLTLVITATICCWMMWAIVYLAQMNPLIVPVLNEGE from the exons ATGGGGTTCTTGGTGACGACGCTGATCTTCTTGGTCGTTGGAATCATTGCGTGCCTTTGCACCCGAATTTGCTGCAACCGAGGACCCTCCACTAATCT ATTTCACCTTACTTTGGTTATTACTGCCACAATATGTTGCTGGATGAT GTGGGCAATCGTATATCTGGCACAGATGAACCCTCTCATAGTACCTGTGCTGAATGAGGGTGAATAA
- the LOC107607985 gene encoding cell division protein FtsZ homolog 1, chloroplastic, which produces MAMLRVTSPNELLYRNAHSSSPRLPLQPRTTTILTHPKRFTRRRFGSVRCSYAFVDNAKIKVVGIGGGGNNAVNRMIGSGLHGVDFYAINTDAQALLHSSAENPIQIGELLTRGLGTGGNPLLGEQAAEESKEAIASALKGSDLVFITAGMGGGTGSGAAPVVAQISKEAGYLTVGVVTYPFSFEGRKRSLQALEAIERLQKNVDTLIVIPNDRLLDIADEQTALQDAFHLADDVLRQGVQGISDIITIPGLVNVDFADVKAVMKDSGTAMLGVGVSSGKNRAEEAAEQATLAPLIGSSIQSATGVVYNITGGRDITLQEVNRVSQVVTSLADPSANIIFGAVVDDRYTGEIHVTIIATGFSQSFQKKLLTDPRAAKLLDKVVEGQESKTRSSPLKSSNSPSTVESRASPRKLFF; this is translated from the exons ATGGCAATGCTTCGTGTGACAAGCCCTAACGAGCTTCTCTACCGCAATGCACACTCTTCTTCACCGCGCCTTCCTCTTCAACCTAGAACAACAACCATACTAACACACCCAAAACGCTTCACTCGTCGTCGTTTCGGGTCTGTGAGGTGCTCCTATGCTTTTGTGGATAACGCAAAGATTAAAGTTGTTGGAATCGGCGGTGGCGGCAACAATGCTGTTAATCGCATGATCGGTAGTGGTTTACAT GGTGTGGACTTCTATGCAATAAACACTGATGCTCAAGCATTGTTACATTCTTCTGCTGAGAACCCTATTCAAATTGGTGAACTTCTGACTCGTGGATTAG GTACTGGTGGGAATCCGCTCTTGGGGGAGCAAGCTGCAGAAGAATCGAAAGAAGCTATTGCTAGTGCTCTTAAGGGATCGGATTTGGTGTTCATAACGGCCGGGATGGGTGGGGGCACGGGTTCTGGTGCTGCCCCGGTTGTGGCCCAAATATCCAAAGAGGCTGGTTACTTGACTGTAGGTGTCGTTACCTATCCCTTCAGTTTCGAAGGACGCAAAAGATCCTTGCAG GCACTTGAAGCCATTGAAAGGCTGCAGAAAAATGTTGATACGCTTATTGTTATTCCAAATGATCGTTTGCTTGACATTGCTGATGAGCAGACAGCTCTTCAGGATGCTTTCCATCTTGCTGATGATGTTTTACGTCAAGGGGTACAGGGAATATCAGACATCATTACA ATACCTGGACTTGTGAATGTGGATTTTGCTGATGTGAAGGCAGTAATGAAGGACTCTGGAACTGCAATGCTTGGAGTCGGTGTTTCCTCTGGTAAAAACCGAGCAGAAGAAGCAGCAGAACAGGCTACTTTGGCTCCTTTAATCGGTTCATCTATTCAGTCAGCTACTGGAGTGGTATATAATATTACAGGAGGAAGGGACATAACCCTGCAGGAAGTGAATAGGGTGTCTCAG GTGGTGACAAGTTTGGCTGATCCTTCTGCAAATATTATTTTTGGAGCTGTTGTTGATGATCGCTACACCGGGGAGATTCATGTGACTATCATCGCAACTGGCTTCTCGCAGTCCTTTCAGAAGAAGCTACTGACAGATCCAAGGGCTGCAAAGCTGCTTGACAAAGTGGTTGAGGGCCAAGAAAGCAAGACAAGGTCTTCTCCCCTCAAGTCTTCAAATTCACCTTCAACAGTTGAATCTAGAGCATCTCCAAGAAAGCTCTTCTTTTAG